In a genomic window of Sporosarcina trichiuri:
- a CDS encoding Fic family protein: MFEIIDEKKARLDAARPLPAYTLKSLKEKLFLEWTYNSNAIEGNTLTINETKVVLEGITVGGKTLREHLEVINHRDAIQYVEEIVRNEEPLSEWQIKNLHRLVLKGIHEEHAGVYRKEQVFISGANHRPPAHFLIQEEMEQLLRWYETEGTHLHPVERGAMLHALFVGIHPFIDGNGRTSRLLLNLEIMKEGFPAVVIKVSNRLAYYEALDKAHTTGNYDDFIALVAREVEDSLDLYLSVL, translated from the coding sequence TTGTTTGAAATCATCGATGAAAAGAAAGCCCGGTTGGATGCTGCCAGGCCACTGCCTGCCTACACATTAAAAAGCTTGAAAGAGAAATTGTTCCTAGAGTGGACATATAATTCCAATGCCATTGAAGGGAATACGCTGACCATCAACGAGACAAAAGTGGTGCTGGAAGGAATTACGGTGGGAGGCAAGACGTTACGGGAGCATCTGGAAGTTATCAACCATCGGGATGCAATCCAATATGTCGAGGAAATTGTCCGAAACGAAGAACCGCTTTCCGAATGGCAGATCAAAAACCTGCATCGGCTCGTTCTGAAAGGGATTCATGAGGAACATGCCGGTGTCTATCGGAAAGAACAGGTTTTCATCTCAGGGGCGAACCATCGACCGCCTGCCCATTTTCTGATCCAAGAGGAAATGGAGCAGCTGTTGAGGTGGTATGAAACGGAAGGGACCCACCTCCATCCTGTTGAGCGCGGAGCTATGCTGCATGCCCTATTTGTCGGGATCCACCCGTTCATTGATGGGAACGGACGCACGTCCAGACTGTTGCTGAACCTGGAGATCATGAAAGAAGGATTTCCAGCGGTGGTCATCAAAGTCAGCAATCGGCTGGCTTATTACGAGGCGCTTGATAAAGCCCATACTACAGGGAATTATGATGATTTCATTGCCTTGGTGGCACGGGAAGTGGAAGACTCACTCGATTTGTATTTGAGTGTTCTGTAG